Proteins co-encoded in one Aspergillus luchuensis IFO 4308 DNA, chromosome 6, nearly complete sequence genomic window:
- a CDS encoding uncharacterized protein (COG:S;~EggNog:ENOG410PXHG;~InterPro:IPR036861,IPR001002;~PFAM:PF00187;~go_function: GO:0008061 - chitin binding [Evidence IEA]), producing the protein MLTNDVFMEEYDRVCLLDLSKPLPTQAFNTSIPLVTSMTETESYSSQLIATATARRTASMSSASATNSASTTTTSSVTQSSVATSTASSSANTSADGTCGESTGYSCTNSRFGNCCSKFGYCGSTSDYCDTNCDPGYGECKASSIASSLTPTSASTVTPTSTANISPNGLCGANNGGYTCLKSQFGNCCSLYGYCGSTSDYCASQSCDNSYGECFA; encoded by the exons ATGCTTACTAACGACGTTTTCATGGAGGAATACGATCGCGTCTGTTTGCTCGATCTCTCGAAGCCGTTGCCAACTCAAGCCTTCAACACCAGCATCCCACTGGTGACCTCGATGACCGAGACGGAATCCTACTCCAGTCAATTGATAGCCACTGCAACCGCGCGACGAACGGCTTCCATGAGTTCAGCGTCTGCTACTAACAGCGCGAGCACGACGACTACTAGCAGCGTTACTCAATCTTCCGTAGCGACTTCTACGGCATCTTCGTCCGCGAACACCTCCGCAGATGGCACCTGCGGCGAGTCTACCGGGTATTCGTGCACCAACTCTCGATTTGGGAACTGCTGCAGCAAATTTGGCTACTG TGGATCAACGAGCGACTACTGCGATACCAACTGTGACCCTGGATACGGCGAGTGCAAGGCTTCCTCCATAGCCAGCAGTCTGACTCCGACCTCAGCATCTACGGTGACCCCGACATCCACAGCCAACATCTCGCCTAATGGTCTGTGTGGAGCCAATAATGGAGGCTATACCTGCCTGAAATCACAATTTGGCAATTGCTGCAGCCTTTATGGTTACTG TGGATCGACCAGCGACTATTGTGCCTCCCAATCTTGCGATAACTCCTATGGAGAATGCTTTGCTTGA
- a CDS encoding uncharacterized protein (COG:S;~EggNog:ENOG410Q1XV), with protein sequence MLQLEPLIPPTDLWPGGIPTCLRVEPSPVDWFDTAEISKGWLRFVQEEWTESESLDDQLQQRRRLMERWASASQDFRDTYQARVSLPETALDYPLPLFTRIRRSPKHFFCIAPVDRERHATNYTRLVKLLILLYTSLRRGGKSHPMSFEPDPYPQIPAVFPDHTRSSPAPEALIPQYCLESADFRYISMTQTGTVLFPRFYNKIFTVIDQEALTTGQLIMLELHVNGQIKDYTRLRPWHAGEIMMYHNVQGWPLAEMIDWSMRARFLPRNNPLDLDQPLVDIIDSAQQKRELDIHGFTRELLTAQIEVFVPGYLELERQGLEVQYDLANLMTGDDIRAYNYMIPPGDPARRQAPSGQ encoded by the exons ATGCTTCAGCTTGAGCCGCTCATTCCGCCCACGGACCTTTGGCCGGGCGGCATCCCAACATGCCTTCGTGTAGAGCCTAGCCCCGTAGATTGGTTTGATACGGCTGAAATATCCAAAGGCTGGCTTCGATTTGTGCAG GAAGAATGGACCGAATCAGAGAGTCTGGATGACCAGCTCCAGCAACGCCGCCGCTTAATGGAACGATGGGCGTCTGCGAGTCAAGACTTCCGCGAC ACTTATCAAGCTCGCGTGTCACTGCCCGAAACAGCCCTCGATTATCCCCTGCCTCTGTTTACTCGAATCCGTCGTTCTCCAAAACATTTCTTCTGTATCGCCCCGGTAGATCGCGAACGTCATGCGACCAATTACACCCGGCTCGTCAAGCTATTGATCCTCCTTTACACTAGCCTACGTCGTGGAGGGAAGTCGCATCCGATGAGCTTCGAACCTGATCCATACCCACAGATTCCAGCCGTATTCCCGGACCACACCAGATCTTCACCTGCACCTGAAGCTTTGATACCACAATACTGCCTGGAATCCGCGGACTTCCGCTATATCTCGATGACGCAAACTGGAACAGTACTATTTCCAcgcttttataataagatcttCACAGTAATTGACCAGGAAGCTTTGACCACTGGCCAGCTCATCATGCTTGAACTTCACGTGAATGGGCAGATCAAAGACTATACGCGTCTGCGCCCTTGGCATGCAGGCGAAATCATGATGTATCATAACGTCCAAGGCTGGCCCTTGGCGGAAATGATAGACTGGTCTATGCGTGCCCGTTTCCTCCCGAGGAACAATCC TCTGGATCTAGATCAGCCGCTAGTTGACATCATCGACTCGGCCCAGCAGAAACGCGAACTCGACATCCACGGATTCACACGGGAGCTCTTGACGGCACAGATTGAGGTCTTTGTGCCGGGTTATCTTGAGTTGGAAAGACAAGGGTTGGAAGTTCAGTATGATCTTGCCAATTTGATGACTGGAGATGATATTCGCGCCTATAATTATATGATTCCCCCGGGAGATCCCGCCCGGAGACAGGCGCCGTCAGGACAGTGA